Proteins from a single region of Apium graveolens cultivar Ventura chromosome 7, ASM990537v1, whole genome shotgun sequence:
- the LOC141673976 gene encoding uncharacterized protein LOC141673976 translates to MSPFQLIYGKACHLRAELEHKVYWALKKLNLDMWAAGERRMLQINELDEFFLQAYKKKKLYKEEVKRWHDKRLAHKSFVPGQQILIFNSRLKLFPGKLKSRWSGPFIVKTVFLHSAVEIFDKLQDQAFKVNGQRLKHYFGDMVNREAVIAVLATT, encoded by the coding sequence ATGTCTCCTTTCCAGTTGATATATGGTAAGGCGTGTCATCTTCGTGCTGAGTTAGAACATAAGGTGTactgggctttgaagaaattgaatcttgacaTGTGGGCTGCTGGAGAAAGGAGAATGCTTCAAATTAATGAGCTCGATGAGTTTTTTCTACAGGCTTACAAGAAGAAAAAGTTATACAAGGAGGAGGTTAAGAGATGGCATGATAAGAGGTTGGCACACAAGTCCTTTGTGCCTGGTCAGCAAATCCTAATTTTCAATTCTCGTCTCAAACTTTTTCCAGGAAAGCttaagtcaaggtggtcagggccattCATAGTCAAAACTGTGTTTTTGCATAGTGCAGTGGAAATTTTTGATAAGCTTCAGGACCAAGCATTTAAGGTTAATGgtcaaaggttgaagcattacttTGGTGATATGGTGAACCGTGAAGCGGTGATCGCCGTTCTTGCTACGACATGA